From Lucilia cuprina isolate Lc7/37 chromosome 4, ASM2204524v1, whole genome shotgun sequence:
TacattattagaaaatatattttttaaatccccaaaaaataattgaaaagaaatttaaccAAAATCCAGATTagaaatttgaatatattacaaaaaaacataataacccTCAACCAAAACCAATAAGACTGTTAcggtataaaatacataaaataattacaaaatacaacaaatatacataaattttagttgaaaaaaataaataaataaaagtagacATTTGAAAAACTTACCCTCGATTTCTCTTTGGTTTTGGGTGATATACGAAAACGACTTAGAACACCATCGATACCTGAAGAAACTGTTTGTGATGTAGATGTGCTGCTACTGCCACCACCAGTGCTAGGACGCTCTGGCTGTGCAGAGTTGCCATCACTAGTCGAAGCAGTGGCatctttttgttgctgttgttgtttattctCCTTATTCTGCTGTCCCTTGTGGAAAAAGCTTGATAAAGATTGTATAAGCGATTTACGTCGTTCTGGATCTTTAACTCTACGACCGGATTTCGTTTTCAATTGTTTACTGCTGTCCGTAGCGGCAGAGGTCGAATGTGTGGACGAAATCAATAGGTTTGGATCTGAGGTAAAATCAGATGCTCTAGAAGCGTTATTTGCCATACCAACACTgttggtattttgtttttgtgattgAGTTAAATAGGCGAGATCGTTAACACTTTTCGAACTGCTCATTTTGTTTTCACGTTTACTGTTGCCAATTTCTCGTTCATATGAAGATTGTAAAGCTCTTACTGGTTCCGGATCTGTACACACATCCACTTGTAAACGTTTGCGCAGTAACTGCATTTTCTCTTCGGGACTCAGTCCCAGTTCGGAATTGGATTTCAAGCGAGCACGAGCTCTAGCTTCACTTCTAAGATTCTCAGTGGATAccgaaaaatttgtttctttattcgTTTCGGTTGGTGTTGTTGCAACACTTTCGCCATTTCGTTTTTGTCGCATTGGTGGAATTGGGGTAGAAAGTTCAGAATAAGATGTAGGCTGCGCCACCGGATGCTGTTGCCGAGTTGTAGCGTAGGAAAATGAGGgtgttttattgattttgtaacGTTGTtcaaatgattttaaagaatcTCCCTCCAAGTGTTCACTAAACGGACGTTGTTTGTAGGCTTTAGCTCGAGTGGGCGATAAAGCTTCCATTCCATAAGCTGCAGTGTATGAAGTCGAGGGATTGTTCTCTGTAAAGCTTGAGTTTGTATTCAGACGCAGTGCTGGTGTTCGGTTGGAAGAAGATGTGGATGTTTCAGCCGCGGCTGTGGATACATGGTAGTGAGCTTGATTTGTGCAATTTGTATCAGTGGTAGAGTTAGCTGCCGCCAATTTGGGCGTGGGACTTAGACTAGAACCTGATGAGTAACCACCACCGCCGAGACCGCAGCCACCACCACCACTTGTTACCATTGTACGTTGACGACTGCGGTGCAAACGTTTTTCGGCATTCAATTGTTTTTTCGATTGTAATTTGTCCATGACCAGGTCATGAATAAGATCCTTTTGTTTGGTGCGTTCTTTGGTGATTTCCTCCAGCTTGCTTGTAAGTGTCGGAATTTCAGGTACTTTATTCAGTTGTGTGGGTAATACTGCTGCAACGGTTGTATTTGCATTTGCTGTTTCAGCTACGTTTGCTGGCGAAGCGGTTATTGTTTGATTCGTTTTTGTTTCGTCGTCCTTATCTaatcttaaattatttgttgtagttaATGTAGTTGTTGGTGTTGATTCTATCACAGTTTGGTTAGGATTTGTTAAGGCTATTGGAGCCTCTCCCTTTGAGCTTTTCCTTCGTTGTTTGCGAGCCTCTAATGAATCTCCACGAGCAGTTGTTGAAATTTGTACAATCTTCTGCTGCAAAGCTCGTACATATTCTTCATATGACAACTCGTCGTTTGATTTCTTTAATGACGAATTGTCTGCGGCTGCCATAAGAGGATCTTTAATTAGTTGTCGTGGAGGAGTATTTTTACTGGAGGATGTGGCAGAGTTAGTGCATGAAGTTGATTGTGATGATTTAGGTGCTCTATCCGAGCTACTGGGCGTTGAACTGTCACCCTTTTCTTGGACAATGACGGCGTTGCTTTCTTTTCccattttgtttgaatttggtGTATGGGGCGAAGAAGAATCAAATGGACTAGTGACTACAGTCAAAGCTTCACTTTCCTCTGTGGTAGTCATTTGTTGTGTTGGTTTTGAAGTGGTGGTGGTATCAACCGATGTTAGTTGCATTTGTGACGATAAAGCGCAAGTACTCTCGTCTTCTGCGTCGTTGATGGTACTTGAGTCGGTAAGTGATTGCGTCATTAGTGTGGAAGGAATATTTTTAGCAGCTTCGTTTACAGGAGTTTTATTCATGTCATCAAGCATTATATAAGCCCCTTGCTCTATATAGTCAATCCCCAGTTTTTCGTCTCTCTTTGTCTGGATGGGTTTGTAACTTTCCTTTGATGATGTTGCAGAACCATATGCACTTTGTGCTGTAGTTCTATTAGGTTTAGGAGAGTTGTCTACAAATTCAACATAGCCGCGGTTACGAAGCAAAGCTGTATTAGTTGCGGAAAGAGGCTCGGTTCCCGAACCATCGGAACCTGTGTCCATAAATTCAATATCATCAATATCAATTGATTTGAGAATACCTTCAAATTCAGCAACTGGAGCGGTTTTGGCCACTTCTTGTAAGACCTCATTGCTTGTTGGTAGACCTCTCTTTTTCTTATCTTTTTTGCCgccttttaaatttgttttatttgagtGGTGGACAAATTCCATGTCAACAAAATTCTCAGAAATGCAATCGTCTGCCGTCCAGTCCGACAACTCAGTCTCTGTCAGAATTTGTGCGGTACCTGTGGGTTCTGTCTCAGAATCTGAACCACGTGAGATCAACTCACCAGTTGGAGTTTTATCCATATCTATTAGAGGCGACGTAGGTGTTTGTAAGAAACTCCCCTTAGGTGTTGTAGGAGTTTCTGGCGTTTTTTGTGCGCTTGTTAGATTTAAGGTAATAGGTTTGACTGCCTTCTTATAGTCCTTTGAGGAGGCATCTACAATCAAGGGTAGATTTTTAAGactttcaattttgttttcgtttttcgtGTCAAACTTAAGATTAGAAGGCTTAATTTTTGGTGGTCCTTTTTCTGGCAGTGGTGGCCCTATTTCTGGCAGTGGTGGCGGCTCATCCACATCCCTATCTACTATTTCTTCAATATCTTTAATTACATCCAACTTATCCGCCTCAATAACGGTGGTTTCGGCGGGTTCTGGGGTGGCTGTGACTGGTTCCACATCCACCTCATGTTCATCTTCTAATTCTGTTGTCTTTACGGCCGGTACTTCAGGAACAATTACTCCTTCTGGCAATTCTATAAATTTCAAATCTTCAGGATCGCCTACATATTTACCATCTATTATCATTAAACTATCGAATTGCATGAGAGTACCAGAGGTATCATGTATTTCTAGTCGAGGTACTTGATGATTGCCACCTGAAGATGACATGAGGCCAGCACTATTGTGTGTTTCTGGACTAGTGGTTGATTCCAATATGTAATGCTCTATATCCTCCAAACTTGAAGAATGTGACGAACAGCTAGAATTGCTACTCGAACTAAGATTATCGGATTTTGTATTCCAAACTATATTGGGGACTTCAATCTGTACATCTTCCATTTCATTATCATAGATAGCTTCTAACTTCTCGGGTATATCTACCTTTTCCATATTGTTATCAATTAAATTAACCTCATCCTCTTCCTTTTGCCTTTCTACAGTTGGTGTACATTCTTTTGACTTGCTTTTCTCCTCCTTTTTCTCTATGTGACCCAAAATATCTGGTATACATTTGACATCAAGAGATAGATCAGGTTTGACAGCTGCTTCGATTATGGTACGATTGCTCCTTACTGGGGAATCACCCGTTAAATCGATAACCTTATTGCTATCCGATGTATCCATTGTACTTTCCTTTTCCGGTGTAACTAAATCAATTGTctcaattatgtttttattattagttgGAGTAGTAGGAGTCGATTTTTTATTGATAGATTCCAATAAGGTATTATTTACAGTCTCAGAATATTCCAAACATTTGTTAAGTTCATTTTtactatttacaaaaacattttccttTTCATTGTCTGTAGAAGCAGTAGATGATGctttttgtattgttatttCCACCTTAAGATCGTTGAGTATATTATTCGTAGCAGATCTCATTAATTCATTACCTGCTTTCTCACCCAGTTTAGTGCGGTCTAGGAAAGTTTTCATACTAGGACTTATATCGCTGCTGGGATTCAAGAGCTTTTGACATTCCGATATATTTGATTGGAAGCTGCGTATGCGTGAATCTAATACGGAAGTGGAACCAGATTTTTGTATCTTATTACCGTTAGCTTGTTCTCCAAGCAAATAACGTTTCTTTAACTCTAAACTTTTTTTCGAAGCTATGCCTTCGGTACTGGCCgttttattaagtaaataatcTCCTGGACGAGGATTTTGTAGGGGTGTGCGATTTGTGTTTAAAAGGGAGGGATCGACTTGGACTAGAGGTTTAAATTGTGGTATTATAGGTTGTTGCGGTTGTGTTTGGTACTTTGCTAAATAAGTTCCACTCTTGACTTGCTGGGTATTGGcgatattattgtatttttgacCCATTGAGGGCGGTATAACAGTAGATTTAAtctgaatttttcaaaattaaaattgaaatgttaGTGAATATCTTATAGAGATTGTCTAGTCTTTTAACGATATACAgatagttttcataaaaaaatattataattgtttGTACAAAATAAAGCTTCGTTGTAATCAGATAGGGTAGTGTTATAATAAGTGCTTAAACTGTAAATTTCATTtccgttttaaaatttttaatatgtaacATACCTGTACTTTGGTTGGCTTTCTTAAATGTGTgtcatcaataaaaatttttggtgTTTCGCGTATCATTTCATCTTGATCGAATTCAGAATCTGTTGAAATTTCTGTGGCAGAATTAAGTTCAACTTCATCAGGAGATGAGGTTTCTGATTCACTTTGCACCtgtaattgtttttcaattttataagataaaaataatttataaaattagtagtactatgaaatatttaacaaaaaattaaatttaaacaatcattttaataaaaaaacacatgcataaagataataaaaataaacgaaacaaaaaatagtTGAGTTAAAAAGAAAGGCCTTTTAGGTACGATCCAAAAAggtttaaacaacaacattagagggttaaattttgaaagatttaaatgaaaaatacattGAGCATTATAAAAACGACAAAATAGAAATTGAATGGtcagaaaaagaaacaaaaaaaaaaacaacagcagagGTTAGAGGTATATTTCAACAGCTtttcgtattttattttatacattttcatttgttaATTCCATGTAGCGTAGCAAACAACAGTAaggaaacattttatattcagCGTTTGGCACATAAACGTTATTTTACCTTTTAAGATCGTACCCAGAGTAgttacatttttaacattttatttcaattcaattcgAATTATCGTTCACTCTCTCTCTGTCTTTCgcttttttttgatataaatattttttcgggAGTTGTAAGAACCAAGAGAAAGAGGTTGGATAATTGTTATTTATCATTGATGCACACCAAGAGCAGAAAGGCTGGGCTAGCGGATGGAAAGATTTTGGGTAGTTTGGGCTGGATTGGTGTTACAGGGCTTGATTTTTGTATGCATTTAAGCATTGAAATGGTTGGAATTgggattgatttttttatttgttgttggttttatggTGTGTTGGTTTCATTTTTCTCCAAATGTTATTCGAGTAAAATGAGTTTGATTTGGATTTGTAGAGTTGTTAACATAAAACGCAAGAGTCTTTAGAAAGATCACCTCGATCTCTTAGGTGGGAAGGAGAACGTCTTGAATAATCGGTGAGGTAAGATGATCGGCCGCCAGAATGGCCAAGAGTCGATGGAGAAGTGTAGGGTTTATAATAATTGCTTCCACTATTTAACGATGATGACAAGTGGTTGTAAGTTGAGGGTAGACCTGTTACGGTAGGTAAACGCCTGGAGCTATATGAGGAGGTGTCGTAAGAAGGTACATAATCATAGTTGTACGATGAAGTAGTTGGTCTACCCAAGGCTCGAGAAGAAGGAAATCTAGTGGTATTTGTCGCGCTAGAGTTATAATGTCGAGGACgatatgttgttgttatatcatcgtcatcatctgaATCATTTTTAAGATGGCCAGAGTTACGCCTTTCTTCGTTAATGACTTCCTTCATATAGGGATTACGTTCAACAACACGCTCATTGACAAAATCTCGTTTACGGTTATGAAGACGCTTACTACGTTCCAATAACATTTGAGTGCTAGCATCATCACTGTTTGTGGATGTAACTGCTACATTCTTGTGATGACGTGTGGGTCTTTGTGGGGTTACATGTACACTTCGATTAGGTATTTCACTGCTGTCATTGCTGGAGTAAGACACGGCGGTTTGACCAGTTGTAGCCAAGGAATAATTGGAATTATATGGTGACTGCAGTTTTCGTAAATCGGTTATTGATTTAGAAGAGGGATTTCCTTTTTCTAAGACAACATCAAAAGAACTGCGATTTGTTTCAGGAGTCTCCGAACGTGGCTTGTAATGCGGTTTTTCCTTTTTGCTAAAAACAGTCTTCCCATCTGGCCACTCACGATTTCGTCCAGAATGTGCAGGAATATTTGCATATTCTACTTTTTCGGAGGCAAACTTCTTCGAGCCCTCACTTTCATCTTTCGATATCTCATCTTCATCTTCCTCCTCTTGCAACTTTGGCCAAGGTCTCTTCTTAACATCTTCACCAATGGGCTGTTTAAGATTGTCGGGCTTTTCGGGAGCATCTTCTATTTTAGGCAAGTCTAATTTCTTTGGCATTGGTGCTATTATGGGTTTATTATCTAACAATTCTATAAATGCAAATGAACTTCGGCGAGATGTTTGTGAAGTTGGGGATTCAGGTATTTCCAACGGCTTTGTCATCGGAGGTGTTCCACCTCTGTTAGTTGTTGAACTTTGTATTGAACTACGTCGAGAGTCTCGAGGACTCTGTTTGCAGGGTGTTACTAGAGGTGTAGATTTTTTCGAACTACTCTTGGAACTGTCGATCGAAGAAGATTGTTTAAGTTCAGGCTTTTCCATAACTTGATATTCTTTATCTCGTTGGATTAGAGCATGTCTTCGTTCTAATTCAAATTCCTCTATCAAACGTTTTTGAGAAGCCTCAGTATTGGCATCAATGTTATTAAGCTGCTTTATTGAAGTTGTGGGTGATTTATCTCTCAGATTAATAACATTATCTTTATCATTTAAAGATGATAACGATATACTATCTGCAGTCTTAGGTGATGGTACTACTTTTCCTTTAACTGAATTTCTCACAAGATTTTGGTCTTGTTTTTCActttgtaaatttgtatttttaatattcgaTAGATTTTCTTCCGGTGATCTTACACTTTCCTTAGATTTTTCTTCTTTGGATGTGGTATTTACTTCAGTGATAGTATTTGAttccattttctttaatttgtttaaactttctATTGACTCAGGTTTCGATAAGTTAGTTTTAGTACTTGCGGCTCCTTTTCGCCTTGGTGGCATTGGGCTGCTAGGCATCATTTCCATATTCCATTCTAGTGATGGCTCCCTTAAATTGGGTTTCGGTTGCAAATGTTCTTCTACTGTTAAATGTGATTCCATGGGATTGTTAGTAGAAGTTGCCGGCGTTGTAGAATTTGTTTGTGGTTCTTTGGGTTTTGTACTGTTACCAGAAAAATTCTGTTTATCATCTTTATCATCTTCCAAGGAATCCATATCCTTGTTTTGAGCAATAGGTTTCAGAACTTTTGTAAACTCTGTAACATTTTCAGGCAAATTACTTTGAAAGCCATCGTCTAATGATTTTGTAACTATAACTAAAGGTTGTTGGGAAGCAATTTCAGAGGATTTCgcaatatttttggatatttcTGGTTGgtcttgtataaaatatttgtatggagCTTGAGATTCATCGAATAAAATATCATCTTCATCTATAATTCTTGGGAATTTTAATGgttttgtagtatttttagAGTTATCTTGCTCTATATCGGCTTCCAAATCGTTTCTGGCAACAACCATCATTAAATCTTGTAcggatggtggcatattagttgGTGATAATCTtgacaatttcttttttattctttgtggAGCTAAAGGAGCAGGAGAATCACTGGATGATGAAAGACTTTTTTGTCTGCGTTGTGGTTTAATGGGAAAATTTAATTCATTCGAAGTAGTATTCATAGGAATTTTGGTAACAATGGAATTTCTATCGATTTCTAAAGATGATTCTTTATCAGCATCTCTTTCCAAGGATTGTACTCTGTCTAAAATATCTTCATCTAAATGTTCTTCCTCTTTTTTAATTGGAGATCGTGGTGTTATAGCTATTAATTCATCATTCGAATCAAATTCAACATTCACTAGCATTTCATCGGAAAATTGACTAAATAATTTCTCTATGCTTTCATCCTCTGAAGAGCCCCGCATTTGGACGGTAACTGGAGCCACACTAGGACTTTTACTTATAGATGTACACAAGGAATCTGTATCATAATTATCTGTgcttaatatagttttatttaaatttacatctGTGTTTAGTTCTTCTACAGTGGTTGCATGTTTTTCTAAATCGGCAGCTGCAAGTTCTAACTTTTCAGTGAGTGATGCATTAGACAATCTgcgagactgtagactagactgcgAACCACGACGAGAACTACTTAGAGATTTGTCACAGCCAGTTTTGGGCAAATTCTTTATGTCTTCCACCAAAGGTCTTACATTAACGGGTGTTTCTTCGatggtatttttattttctgcaaCTTGTTTTTCCAAAATCTCTTCCTTTGGTTTATTTTCCTTAACAGTATCATTATCTGTATTAACAACTTCTGATTTCTTGGGACTTACTATGGTAGAAGTTGGATGATTTGCTTGCTTACTAACGCTTATTAAAGCCAATTCTTCCAATGAAGTGTATATAGCATGTTTCGTCACGTTTGCGTTGGAGCTTTGTAATTTCTTTTCGggtgattttttcttttctggcgattttttctttttaattggtGATTTCCTCTTCTCAGGACTTTTCTGTTTTAGTCCGAAGAATTTAGCAAATTTCGATTCTCTGTATTGTATCGGTAAATCATTGTAAAGACGTTTTTCTTCAGGTTCTTCCTCCCTTTCTTTATCTAACCTTTTGTTATGAAAATCATTTCGTTTCTTTTGTAGGAAATTCGTAGCCTCACTGCGCCACTCTGTTTTTAAGTATTCCATGGTTTTTTCCAAATCACTGAAATTGTCTGACTCACGCGATACTATGGACTCTttggatttatttaaattacttgtTGTAGATTCCATACGTCGCAATTTGAAGACATGATCTGATGAACCCATCGAACTCAACGATTCGAAGCGTTTAAGTATATTCTGTACACCACTAGGACGATCACCATCTTCCTTTGCCATTTCTGACAAATCGTTGTTGCTTTCGACAATCATACTACTCCTGCGTTGCAATTCGCCCTCGCCAAATGATTTGGCTTTGAGCAATTTCTTTCGTTTATCATTGGAACTGCTTGAGGTTTTCTTTGGTAATCCGAGATCTATGCCAGTTTCCTCTAAAATACGTTCTATTTTATCAGAAATGTCTTCACTAGGTGATTTTTCCTCTTGAAATAGTTGCTGATACTCCATACTGGGAGACCGTTGGGCTTCATTACCACTTCCTAGAATTTCGTCTAAAATACGATCATCATCGTCTTTAGCCAATACAGGCTTCTTCTGGTTTAATGTTTTCTTGGCCTTAGTACCTTTTGgaacaatttttcttattatcttTACATTACCCTTTTTTCCTGAATTGGCCACTGCTGTTGTGGTAACTACTTTGGCAGCGGGTTTCTTTTTTACTATATCTATAGCCCCATCCAATTGATTATCTTTTAGACTGTAGTTTGTAGATCCCAAAGAGGTTTGACGTTTGGGTGCTGTTTTTGCCACTGACTTGTCACTTGTACTTGATTTTGCAGTTGACATAGTGTCTAAAGCCTTTTCTGTTTGAGACTTTTTCAATCTATCAGCCACCGTAACAACTGACGGTCGTCTTTGAGGTACTGGACTGCTGGGAAAGTATTTGGTAAGATCTATCTCGTTAAGAGTTTTCTGATTTTTGTTCAAAGCATTTGAGGcatttttctcttgtttttgatttggaaaatatttcgaTAGATCCACATTCGAGGGCACTGCTTGTGCACTAATTGTGGGAGTTTCCATTTGTGATTTTATAGAATCCAATGTTCCCGAAAAGCTTTTTGCTTCAATTTCTTTTAGCTTATCTACCATTTTCTTATTGGGTTTAGGGGAAAACTTACTTTCTACTTTGTACAACATGTGGCCCATATCTTTGCTTTTATCCTTAACATTTGTATCCGATTTTGAGAGGTCAATTTTCTTAACGATATTgagaatattttcaagttcCATTTTACTGTCAGATTTTGGAATTTTCGTTTCAATAGAACTTTTAGCTTTAACTAATGGACTAGAGGTTGCTGATTGGCTCTTAAAACTATTAGATCTACTAgttgtagaatttttttctaagcTTTCCTTTGATTCCGCATTAATGCTGCCCTTTTCACCTTTTGAACAGTTTGTTGTTGGGGTTTCCATTTTAGCTTGCGGacgattttctttgttttttagatcatttaataaatctaaaattgcAGCATTTTTTTCAGCCTCTGTTTTAAATTTAGACTTAGGTGCTAATGTGTCAGATTGTTCCTCACTTTTAATTGTAGTGGTCAAACTATcattaaatttagattttggcTTAAATGGATCCGAGCCGTTTTGTGGCTTGGAATCCATGATCTTATCATCACTTTTATCTTCATTTGCTGGTGTTTTTGGTGCAAAAAATTCATCTTTGAATTTTGATATAGGCTTTAAGAAATTATCCACCTTTTCTTCAAATTTCGTTTTGGCGGCGGCTGCTTTATTGTCAGCCAACCACTTCTCCTTCAtggttaattttttcaaaatatcgcTACGTATGAGATTCTCCTTGGCAATTGTCTCTATATCCTTATTCATCTTAACAACATTATTTAAACGGTACAATTTTTCCGTAATAGCATCTATATCAGCACTGAATTTGTGCTCTGAGTTTTGCTCCAATTTTTCAATATCAGCTTTAGTGACAGAAGATGTACTCCTATTGCCATTTGTTAGCGAAGAAGCTGACTTGAACGAAATATCAGATGCATTCGACAAAATAGAATCCTTTCGTTCTTTACTTTTATCCCCttctaaattattattattttctttttcagttgctacatcattttcttttttattctcgATAGAATCTTTACTATTTTCACTAGTTAATTTGacctaaattttttgttataaaattttgtacatgaaaCCAACACCATAATTGTATgaagtaaaatgtaaaaataaacaaaaatataatatttttgttttataatgatgATGTGCGtatgatttaaagaaaaaagtttaaggtatatttaataaaagaagacaaattatataaaaatttaatttgcgtACCTCTGTTTCAGTATCTGTGGGTAAATTAGGGGGTAAAGGAGGTAAGCGAACTTCTTCACGACGCAATTCTCTGGCTTTAGCAAATTCTTCACCTTCTGTATCATCTTTGCCATCGTCTGGAAAAGTAAATGTGTAATTTGAAAATACTTAGTATATTATTACTTcggataaaatgttttaaaactctttaattgaaatttatttgcttACCTGCCATACCTTCGCTGGAATCATAGGAATCATCAGAGTCATCAGTATCTGAATAATTTTGTTTGCCAATCCACTCAGAGGCTAGTTGCAAAGTTTGAGCACCCAACGGAGAATCATTCGCTTCTTCAAACATGTCAGAATCTGAATCGGGGTCTGAGTCATCAGAACTTGAAAGGTCTGATTCTGAATCATTATTGGATTCTGGTAGGAAATTGCGGCCTGACCATTCGTGCTCGTCTATAATATGTTCTTCAGAGGGTTCCCCGTCTGACATCGCATCTGTATTTTCGAATTCTATGCGTTCCGGTGTTTGGCCACGTTCCAACAGATCCAATTTGGCAACATTATCGACTTGGCCACGTTTATCTGGTGTTCTAGGTTCATCACCCGATTCACTATTAATATATGAAGGCACAGGTGTTTTAGCCACTGAAGCAGCACTAGCAGCTGcctcattttgttgttgttgtgttggtttctataaagaaaaagtgAGAAATATCTACACATACTACGATAATAGTCATTTATAAATACCCTCTGTCCTGGTTTACGAACCACCGGCCGTATAGCTTTAGCTGGTAATCGGAAATGTTGTGTACAATAGAAGCGGCCATTGGGATCGTCACGATCGAAGGCATAAGCTCCTAATC
This genomic window contains:
- the LOC111690633 gene encoding F-actin-monooxygenase Mical isoform X3 is translated as MSRSAHQRQQQKLQMQQQQLLAQQMADNEAAAAAAEMFDLFCVATTMRQILGLHRQMCDVVGLRPAPLNEFYPKLKTKVRSWKAQALWKKFDARAAHRAYAKGTACTGTRVLVIGAGPCGLRTAIEAQLLGAKVVVVEKRDRISRNNVLHLWPFVITDLRNLGAKKFYGKFCAGSIDHISIRQLQCILLKVALLLGVEIHEGVSFERTIEPSGDGCGWRASVTPADHAVSHYEFDVLIGADGKRNTLEAFKRKEFRGKLAIAITANFINKKTEAEAKAEEISGVAFIFNQSFFKELYHTTGIDLENIVYYKDETHYFVMTAKKHSLIDKGVILQDFADPAELLAPINVNTEKLLDYAREAAEFSTKYQMPNLEFAVNHYGKPDVAMFDFTSMFAAESSCRVIVRKGFRLLQCLVGDSLLEPFWPTGSGCARGFLSSMDAAYAIKLWSNSGNSTLGVVAQRESIYRLLGQTTPENLQRDIGSYTVDPATRYPNLNRTSVNVWQVKHLIDTDDNTVLEQTFMDTNAIQPTQVDTPVRRKRRSGDTMPLSTVLLRWICAQLHAYEFTKELKEVSDVFTNGKVLCALINRYRPDLVDFNTVKDLSPVEQNDLAFKILDKELHIPRIMSGKDSLQLSNVESKVWLNYLEQICEVFRGEIPHVKHPKIDFSDLREKYKTNNAHAQPDFSKLLQLSTKQKAKSPIQDLVDVPQVVQRRSVLDEEKLKRQRRYEQQFVGNAAGAGNAAQTDTPRRAKKRRSADKAANIVHFIINHYHENTHILGNDIITSSSSYDQEERQKRLQEIELNRQDRQSKRRQQRYQQTQNFYKSLHMLQANTFLREADENTPFEDYSIFLYRQQAPEFNDRVKDLERKLLYPDRERSDIPSALPRNVDEQFSDRIKSMEQRISSRNAYGSDKKPKDLMRAIGKIDSNDWNVREIEKKIEQSKKTEVHGPKGREKVPKWSREQFQARQNKMSKPTRQDSAEEKFKEIDQTLKNLDKQLKEGNVLEVGKVASIAGQFVKRDDTSEEKNPPTVVPKSSTKVALAFKKQAASEKCHFCKQTVYLMEKLQTENLVMHRGCLKCHHCHTNLRLGAYAFDRDDPNGRFYCTQHFRLPAKAIRPVVRKPGQRKPTQQQQNEAAASAASVAKTPVPSYINSESGDEPRTPDKRGQVDNVAKLDLLERGQTPERIEFENTDAMSDGEPSEEHIIDEHEWSGRNFLPESNNDSESDLSSSDDSDPDSDSDMFEEANDSPLGAQTLQLASEWIGKQNYSDTDDSDDSYDSSEGMADDGKDDTEGEEFAKARELRREEVRLPPLPPNLPTDTETEVQSESETSSPDEVELNSATEISTDSEFDQDEMIRETPKIFIDDTHLRKPTKVQIKSTVIPPSMGQKYNNIANTQQVKSGTYLAKYQTQPQQPIIPQFKPLVQVDPSLLNTNRTPLQNPRPGDYLLNKTASTEGIASKKSLELKKRYLLGEQANGNKIQKSGSTSVLDSRIRSFQSNISECQKLLNPSSDISPSMKTFLDRTKLGEKAGNELMRSATNNILNDLKVEITIQKASSTASTDNEKENVFVNSKNELNKCLEYSETVNNTLLESINKKSTPTTPTNNKNIIETIDLVTPEKESTMDTSDSNKVIDLTGDSPVRSNRTIIEAAVKPDLSLDVKCIPDILGHIEKKEEKSKSKECTPTVERQKEEDEVNLIDNNMEKVDIPEKLEAIYDNEMEDVQIEVPNIVWNTKSDNLSSSSNSSCSSHSSSLEDIEHYILESTTSPETHNSAGLMSSSGGNHQVPRLEIHDTSGTLMQFDSLMIIDGKYVGDPEDLKFIELPEGVIVPEVPAVKTTELEDEHEVDVEPVTATPEPAETTVIEADKLDVIKDIEEIVDRDVDEPPPLPEIGPPLPEKGPPKIKPSNLKFDTKNENKIESLKNLPLIVDASSKDYKKAVKPITLNLTSAQKTPETPTTPKGSFLQTPTSPLIDMDKTPTGELISRGSDSETEPTGTAQILTETELSDWTADDCISENFVDMEFVHHSNKTNLKGGKKDKKKRGLPTSNEVLQEVAKTAPVAEFEGILKSIDIDDIEFMDTGSDGSGTEPLSATNTALLRNRGYVEFVDNSPKPNRTTAQSAYGSATSSKESYKPIQTKRDEKLGIDYIEQGAYIMLDDMNKTPVNEAAKNIPSTLMTQSLTDSSTINDAEDESTCALSSQMQLTSVDTTTTSKPTQQMTTTEESEALTVVTSPFDSSSPHTPNSNKMGKESNAVIVQEKGDSSTPSSSDRAPKSSQSTSCTNSATSSSKNTPPRQLIKDPLMAAADNSSLKKSNDELSYEEYVRALQQKIVQISTTARGDSLEARKQRRKSSKGEAPIALTNPNQTVIESTPTTTLTTTNNLRLDKDDETKTNQTITASPANVAETANANTTVAAVLPTQLNKVPEIPTLTSKLEEITKERTKQKDLIHDLVMDKLQSKKQLNAEKRLHRSRQRTMVTSGGGGCGLGGGGYSSGSSLSPTPKLAAANSTTDTNCTNQAHYHVSTAAAETSTSSSNRTPALRLNTNSSFTENNPSTSYTAAYGMEALSPTRAKAYKQRPFSEHLEGDSLKSFEQRYKINKTPSFSYATTRQQHPVAQPTSYSELSTPIPPMRQKRNGESVATTPTETNKETNFSVSTENLRSEARARARLKSNSELGLSPEEKMQLLRKRLQVDVCTDPEPVRALQSSYEREIGNSKRENKMSSSKSVNDLAYLTQSQKQNTNSVGMANNASRASDFTSDPNLLISSTHSTSAATDSSKQLKTKSGRRVKDPERRKSLIQSLSSFFHKGQQNKENKQQQQQKDATASTSDGNSAQPERPSTGGGSSSTSTSQTVSSGIDGVLSRFRISPKTKEKSRSCIELRNFSVGDKDDYLYNIGNYIGASPTRRLRTSSASMAMTYECHNNPDFPSRTQLTHTPYSHSQINNLNNSNNSRNRHYEQQQQHKHQPQQQSSAIVHYNQNFSHTPTKKSSSSSALAFSSSSPQLCVNKSQSMTNTNIAAAAAAYDDQTPPPIPPLPLNYQRSDDESYATETRDQKKQRAISKAVRQAELKRLRIAQEIQREQEEIEVQLKELETRGVLIEKALRGEEQNYDNPDSTTNVGSSDEKLLKELLEIWRNITQLKKRDEELGIRQKELQLEHRHAQLKEELNLRLSCSKLDKSSADVAAEGAILNEMLEIVAKRAALRPSASNHDLAGSSDLLRVGDKAAASTSKLQLSSTRGQSNDNEESNI